The following coding sequences are from one Leguminivora glycinivorella isolate SPB_JAAS2020 chromosome 7, LegGlyc_1.1, whole genome shotgun sequence window:
- the LOC125228060 gene encoding lectizyme-like yields the protein MKSHVLLLLMFCSGFRAHKAANEKPDGKLIGGLSTKPSKHPYLVSIQTRFFRIRAHICGGTLLSESWILSAGHCVTESFIVKWLPMDAVAGSNNAHEMHGLGFGPDAQIAPVDRRIAHPNYAGGIGPNDIAVLHTSNPFKFTKFIQPAMLPLISKATYESPLTLTGWGILKTTFFFPDLPRYLQEVNVTFIPYKECYEAIESIKDKGETNPLDEKSNICTGPLSGGVSACSGDSGGPLIQFINEYDNIINEDEDEDNLTAELNDNYLLKLPNRKGEKRKSKEETDTKISPMVVGVVSWGSTPCGDKGAPTVYTKVNNFLDFINTHVI from the exons ATGAAGTCGCACGTATTATTACTGCTGATGTTTTGTTCTGGCTTTAGAG CACATAAAGCAGCGAATGAAAAGCCAGACGGTAAGCTGATTGGTGGGCTGAGCACTAAGCCTTCCAAGCACCCATACCTAGTCTCCATACAGACACGGTTCTTCAGGATTCGAGCGCATATATGCGGAGGGACATTACTTAGTGAAAGTTGG ATTCTCTCAGCGGGGCACTGCGTGACAGAGTCCTTCATAGTGAAGTGGCTTCCAATGGATGCTGTAGCTGGATCGAATAATGCACACGAGATGCATGGTTTGGGCTTCGGTCCTGACGCGCAAATCGCCCCTGTTGACCGTCGTATAGCGCATCCTAATTATGCTGG TGGCATCGGACCAAATGATATAGCAGTCCTTCACACTAGCAACCCATTCAAGTTTACAAAATTCATACAACCAGCAATGCTGCCTCTGATTTCGAAAGCAACGTACGAATCTCCACTGACGTTGACTGGGTGGGGTATATTGAAAACTACGTTCTTCTTTCCTGATCTGCCGAGGTATCTGCAAGAAGTCAATGTTACCTTCATTCCATACAAGG AATGCTACGAGGCTATAGAATCAATAAAAGACAAAGGTGAAACAAACCCCCTAGATGAAAAGTCCAACATCTGCACAGGACCCTTATCTGGCGGTGTCTCAGCCTGCAGCGGGGACTCCGGTGGACCTTTAATACAATTCATAAACGAATATGACAACATAATTAATGAAGATGAAGATGAAGATAATCTTACTGCGGAATTGAATGATAATTACCTGTTGAAGCTCCCTAATCGTAAAGGAGAAAAAAGGAAAAGTAAGGAAGAAACAGACACTAAAATAAGTCCAATGGTGGTCGGTGTTGTATCTTGGGGTTCAACACCTTGTGGTGATAAAGGCGCCCCAACAGTATACACTAAAGTAAATAACTTTTTAGATTTCATTAATACACATGTCAtataa